The following coding sequences are from one Gossypium hirsutum isolate 1008001.06 chromosome A12, Gossypium_hirsutum_v2.1, whole genome shotgun sequence window:
- the LOC121211100 gene encoding aluminum-activated malate transporter 12, with protein sequence MATKVHVGMETEMNGNGVPETFKNNWKKRLIEFSGKMKRSPGWLWRTIWKVGREDPRRMIHAFKVGLSLTLVSLLYLMEPLFKGIGTNAIWAVMTVVVVLEFTAGATLCKGLNRGLGTVLAGSLAFLIEFIATKSGKVFRAVFIGAAVFLIGTTATYMRFFPYIKKNYDYGVVIFLLTFNLITVSSYRVENVLKIAHDRFYTIVIGCGICLFMSLLVFPIWSGEDLHNSTVGKLEGLAKSIEACVNEYFNDSELKENQEKSSEDPIYKGYKAVLDSKSTDETLALYASWEPRHSRHCYRFPWQQYVKVGAVLRQFGYTVVALHGCLLTEIQTPRSVRALFKDSCIRLAGEVTKALMELANSIRNRRHCSPGILSDHLHEALQDLNTAIKSQPRLFLGSNNNQANNMLALAAAHAARHNKPENDGHGVSLSSVKTDSSALMEWKTKRASEQAKENERKVLRPQLSKIAITSLEFSEALPFAAFASLLVEIVARLDNVIEEVEELGRIACYKEYNPEEDEIIVKCEKPPVDVAKNQLPTHASD encoded by the exons ATGGCTACCAAAGTGCATGTGGGAATGGAAACAGAAATGAACGGAAATGGCGTACCTGAAACGTTTAAGAACAACTGGAAGAAACGCCTTATTGAATTTTCCGGGAAAATGAAAAGATCTCCAGGTTGGTTGTGGCGAACCATTTGGAAAGTCGGTCGAGAAGATCCTAGAAGGATGATTCATGCTTTCAAGGTTGGTTTGTCTTTGACGCTAGTCTCCCTCTTGTATCTGATGGAGCCATTGTTCAAAGGGATTGGAACAAATGCCATTTGGGCAGTCATGACTGTGGTTGTCGTGCTGGAATTCACCGCAG GTGCAACTTTATGCAAAGGCTTGAACAGGGGATTAGGGACTGTATTGGCCGGATCATTAGCATTTCTCATCGAGTTCATTGCAACAAAATCCGGAAAGGTTTTTCGAGCTGTGTTCATCGGAGCAGCGGTTTTTCTGATAG GAACTACTGCCACATACATGAGATTCTTTCCCTATATAAAGAAAAACTATGACTATGGTGTTGTGATATTCCTCTTGACATTCAATTTGATCACTGTGTCAAGCTACCGAGTCGAAAACGTGTTAAAGATCGCACATGATCGGTTCTACACCATTGTCATCGGCTGTGGCATTTGTCTTTTCATGAGCCTTCTGGTATTTCCAATTTGGTCAGGTGAAGACCTCCATAATTCCACTGTTGGCAAGCTTGAAGGGCTAGCTAAATCTATAGAAG CTTGTGTTAATGAGTACTTCAATGATTCTGAGCTAAAAGAAAACCAAGAAAAATCATCAGAGGATCCCATCTACAAAGGTTACAAGGCAGTTTTGGATTCCAAATCTACTGATGAAACTCTG GCATTATATGCAAGTTGGGAACCGAGGCATTCAAGGCACTGTTACAGATTTCCATGGCAACAATATGTGAAAGTGGGAGCTGTTCTTCGCCAATTTGGATATACAGTCGTTGCTTTGCATGGGTGCTTGCTAACTGAAATTCAG ACCCCACGATCTGTCCGTGCTCTCTTCAAAGACTCTTGTATTCGACTAGCTGGAGAAGTAACCAAAGCATTAATGGAACTTGCAAACAGCATCAGAAACCGTCGCCATTGCTCCCCTGGAATACTCTCTGATCATCTTCACGAAGCCTTACAAGACCTTAATACTGCCATAAAATCCCAACCAAGGCTCTTCTTAGGATCCAACAATAACCAGGCCAACAACATGCTAGCATTAGCAGCTGCACATGCTGCTCGTCATAATAAGCCAGAGAATGACGGACATGGAGTTTCATTATCAAGTGTAAAAACAGACTCGTCCGCATTGATGGAATGGAAAACAAAAAGGGCTAGTGAACAAGCTAAAGAGAATGAAAGGAAGGTATTGAGACCGCAGTTGAGCAAAATCGCAATAACTAGCCTGGAGTTCTCGGAAGCACTCCCTTTTGCTGCTTTTGCGTCATTGCTAGTGGAGATTGTGGCAAGGCTTGATAATGTGATTGAAGAAGTTGAAGAATTGGGGAGGATAGCTTGCTACAAGGAATACAATCCTGAGGAGGATGAAATcattgtgaaatgtgaaaaacCACCGGTGGATGTTGCTAAGAATCAGCTGCCAACCCATGCATCAGATTAA
- the LOC121202786 gene encoding NAC domain-containing protein 71 has product MGGASLPPGFRFHPTDEELIGYYLKRKTEGLEIELEVIPVIDLYKFDPWDLPEKSFLPKRDLEWFFFCPRDRKYPNGSRTNRATKAGYWKATGKDRKVVCQFDVTGYRKTLVFYRGRAPLGDRTDWIMHEYRLSDEPSQGSPNQGAFALCRVVKRNEPKASDARGEPKATMVGSSSTNIILPVPRTCNSGNISCEASYPNKESHYTSSEVMQVPRFEPVSVNTDPRGVWVSPDLILDSSKDYPQTCESTAQYFPQHEFPSSLTPWQQYEQTDFSPSSSYSNFGEIEHDDLSRIGYMSPYSGHASYMDFYGNEGNDQTGLFNYMNPF; this is encoded by the exons ATGGGAGGGGCTTCACTGCCACCAGGTTTTCGGTTCCATCCCACTGACGAAGAACTGATAGGTTattacttgaaaagaaaaactgaaGGCCTTGAAATTGAGCTTGAAGTGATTCCTGTGATCGATTTGTACAAGTTTGATCCTTGGGACTTACCAG AGAAGTCGTTCCTTCCGAAACGAGATTTGGAATGGTTCTTTTTTTGTCCCAGGGATCGAAAGTACCCGAATGGTTCGAGAACGAACCGAGCCACCAAAGCTGGCTACTGGAAAGCTACCGGGAAAGACAGGAAAGTGGTGTGTCAATTTGATGTGACTGGTTACCGTAAGACCCTAGTTTTCTACCGTGGACGTGCCCCTTTAGGGGATCGAACGGATTGGATTATGCATGAGTATCGCCTCTCTGATGAGCCTTCTCAAGGATCACCTAATCAG GGTGCTTTTGCCTTGTGCCGTGTTGTGAAAAGGAATGAGCCAAAAGCAAGTGATGCTCGAGGAGAACCAAAAGCCACGATGGTCGGAAGCAGTTCGACCAATATCATACTTCCTGTACCAAGGACCTGCAATTCTGGTAACATTTCTTGTGAAGCAAGTTACCCTAACAAAGAGAGCCATTATACTTCTAGTGAAGTCATGCAAGTGCCACGATTTGAGCCTGTTTCTGTCAATACCGATCCACGAGGTGTTTGGGTCTCACCTGATCTAATTCTTGATTCTTCAAAG GACTATCCGCAAACATGTGAATCAACAGCCCAATACTTCCCACAGCATGAGTTTCCGAGCTCACTGACACCGTGGCAGCAATATGAACAGACTGACTTCTCCCCTAGTTCATCCTACTCAAATTTCGGGGAAATCGAACATGATGATCTCAGTCGCATTGGCTACATGTCACCTTACTCAGGACATGCAAGTTACATGGACTTCTATGGCAATGAAGGCAATGATCAGACTGGTTTATTCAACTACATGAACCCTTTCTGA